Proteins encoded together in one Bosea sp. (in: a-proteobacteria) window:
- the phnH gene encoding phosphonate C-P lyase system protein PhnH, which yields MTAQDRISPGFSDPVFQSQAAFRALLAALSEPGTLQAVAADITPPEGLAMATATTLLALADYETPVWLPEALRDGAAAAWLRFHCGVALVDEPAGAAFAVLDGAADEPRLSAFNLGTDQFPDRSTTVIVQVAALEGGTAFTLSGPGIPGSRTIAPRGLRPSFIAELSDNGALYPLGVDVVLAHGDGVIGLPRSTEIGEAV from the coding sequence ATGACGGCGCAGGACAGGATCTCCCCCGGCTTCTCCGATCCGGTCTTCCAGTCGCAGGCCGCCTTCCGCGCCTTGCTCGCGGCGCTCTCCGAACCCGGCACGCTCCAGGCCGTCGCCGCTGACATCACGCCGCCGGAAGGCCTTGCCATGGCCACTGCCACGACGCTGCTGGCGCTGGCCGATTACGAGACCCCGGTCTGGCTGCCCGAGGCGCTGCGCGACGGCGCGGCCGCCGCCTGGCTGCGCTTCCATTGCGGCGTGGCGCTGGTCGACGAGCCGGCCGGGGCCGCCTTCGCCGTGCTCGACGGTGCGGCCGACGAGCCCAGGCTTTCCGCCTTCAACCTTGGCACGGACCAGTTCCCGGATCGTTCCACCACCGTGATCGTCCAGGTCGCGGCGCTGGAAGGCGGCACGGCCTTCACGCTCTCCGGCCCCGGCATTCCCGGCAGCCGTACGATCGCGCCGCGGGGCCTGCGCCCCAGCTTCATCGCGGAGCTCAGCGATAACGGCGCGCTCTATCCGCTCGGCGTCGATGTCGTGCTGGCCCATGGCGATGGCGTGATCGGCCTGCCGCGCTCGACTGAGATCGGGGAGGCAGTCTGA
- the phnG gene encoding phosphonate C-P lyase system protein PhnG, with the protein MNPKTPRQQWMATLARATRDEIASLLGVLPEHEVLKAPETGTVMVEGRAGGAGRRFNLGEATVTRCVVRLPSGRMGFSYALGRDHRKARLAALLDARLQDAAAGGELAQGIAALAVRQAAARDLASRKAAATKVDFFTLVRGE; encoded by the coding sequence ATGAACCCGAAAACACCCCGACAACAATGGATGGCGACCCTGGCGCGCGCCACCCGCGACGAGATCGCGAGCCTTCTCGGCGTCCTCCCCGAGCATGAGGTGCTGAAGGCGCCCGAGACCGGCACCGTGATGGTGGAAGGCCGGGCCGGCGGCGCCGGGCGGCGCTTCAATCTCGGCGAGGCGACGGTGACGCGCTGCGTCGTGCGCCTTCCGAGCGGCCGCATGGGCTTCTCCTATGCGCTCGGCCGCGACCACCGCAAGGCGCGGCTCGCAGCCCTGCTCGACGCCCGCCTCCAGGACGCGGCCGCCGGCGGCGAGCTCGCGCAGGGTATCGCAGCGCTGGCCGTTCGGCAGGCGGCGGCCCGCGATCTCGCCTCGCGCAAGGCGGCGGCGACCAAGGTCGATTTCTTCACGCTGGTCAGGGGCGAGTGA
- the phnL gene encoding phosphonate C-P lyase system protein PhnL, producing MTRMIQVENVAKTFTLHNQGGARLPVFDNVDFSVEAGEALVLAGASGAGKSSLLRILYGNYRPTSGVIRITHAGRPVDIVSAVPRTVLDIRRRTLGFVSQFLRVIPRVSTLDIVRDPLLARGADPEVATGKARAMLARLNLPERLWTLAPATFSGGEQQRVNIARSFVDPSAIMLIDEPTASLDAANRDVVVDLIAEARAAGSAIVGIFHDEAVRERVATRYLDITAFRKTA from the coding sequence ATGACCAGGATGATTCAGGTCGAGAACGTCGCCAAGACCTTCACCCTGCACAACCAGGGCGGAGCGCGCCTGCCCGTCTTCGACAACGTCGATTTCAGCGTCGAGGCCGGCGAGGCGCTGGTGCTGGCGGGCGCGTCGGGTGCCGGCAAGTCGAGCCTGCTGCGTATCCTCTACGGCAATTACAGGCCGACATCGGGCGTAATCCGCATCACCCATGCCGGCCGCCCCGTCGACATCGTCTCGGCCGTGCCGCGCACCGTGCTCGACATCCGCCGGCGCACGCTCGGCTTCGTCTCGCAGTTCCTGCGTGTCATCCCGCGCGTCTCGACGCTCGACATCGTGCGCGATCCGCTGCTGGCGCGCGGCGCCGATCCCGAGGTCGCGACCGGGAAGGCGAGAGCCATGCTCGCCCGCCTCAACCTGCCCGAGCGGCTGTGGACCCTCGCGCCCGCGACCTTCTCCGGCGGCGAGCAGCAGCGCGTCAACATCGCCCGCTCCTTCGTCGATCCGTCGGCAATCATGCTGATCGACGAGCCGACCGCCTCGCTCGACGCCGCCAATCGCGACGTCGTCGTCGACCTCATCGCGGAAGCGCGCGCCGCAGGCTCCGCCATCGTCGGGATCTTCCATGACGAGGCCGTCCGCGAGCGCGTCGCGACCCGCTATCTCGACATCACCGCTTTCAGGAAGACTGCCTGA
- the phnF gene encoding phosphonate metabolism transcriptional regulator PhnF, giving the protein MTDGTAQAPVLDGEGGPVWRRIADDLMAAIEREDYRPGDTLPASTALADRYGVHRHTVRQAFRHLADLGLVTVSRGRGTQVGTPRVPYPIGRRVSMRSNMGKLGIVGTSRMLCAKTIRGEASACAALGLKAGAPLWRVRGVSLADGVPMGTSTHWLPVERFPAFDRAYRDAEGSITAAFKHYGIADYVRLSTRLTARLADEREAGLLEIAPASAVMVSSAIDALPDLTPIHLVSSVFAGARMEMVIEPFGDSPSPAHPGPAHDG; this is encoded by the coding sequence ATGACGGACGGCACGGCGCAAGCCCCGGTCCTCGACGGCGAGGGCGGCCCGGTCTGGCGGCGCATCGCCGACGACCTGATGGCTGCGATCGAGCGCGAGGATTATCGGCCGGGCGATACGCTGCCGGCCTCGACCGCGCTGGCCGATCGTTACGGCGTGCATCGCCATACGGTGCGGCAGGCGTTCCGGCACCTTGCCGATCTCGGGCTGGTGACGGTGTCGCGCGGGCGCGGCACGCAGGTCGGCACCCCGCGCGTGCCCTACCCGATCGGCCGGCGCGTCAGCATGCGCAGCAATATGGGCAAGCTCGGTATCGTCGGCACGAGCCGCATGCTCTGCGCTAAGACGATCCGGGGCGAGGCGTCGGCCTGCGCGGCGCTCGGCCTGAAGGCCGGGGCGCCGCTCTGGCGTGTGCGGGGCGTGAGCCTGGCCGATGGCGTGCCGATGGGTACAAGCACGCATTGGCTCCCGGTCGAGCGCTTCCCGGCTTTCGACAGGGCCTATCGCGATGCGGAGGGCTCGATCACCGCCGCCTTCAAGCACTATGGCATCGCGGATTACGTGCGCCTGTCGACGCGGCTGACGGCGCGGCTCGCCGATGAGCGCGAGGCGGGCTTGCTGGAAATCGCGCCGGCATCGGCGGTGATGGTCTCGTCCGCCATTGATGCGCTGCCGGACCTGACGCCGATCCACCTGGTTTCGAGCGTCTTCGCCGGCGCGCGCATGGAGATGGTGATCGAGCCTTTCGGGGATTCCCCCTCCCCCGCCCATCCCGGGCCAGCCCATGATGGCTGA
- a CDS encoding carbon-phosphorus lyase complex subunit PhnI: protein MYVAVKGGEAAILATHDLVAEARRGDPAVPEISVAQIREQQALACARVMNEGSLYDRDLAALALKQSQGDVIEAAFLMRAYRTTLPRFGSSEPLDTAAMAIRRRVSATYKDLPGGQVLGPTYDYTHRLFDFALMEPQQAPSALGGEGRPRNAQDAAAPSLPSSDPAPPGHLLSRGEKERAPLDPHMPRVPDILGAEGLMEAEEPPEGDPRPFDLTRDPIAFPAERDVRLQSMARGDEGFLLGLGYSVQRGFGGTHPFVGEVRVGEVAVEFVPEELGFAVDLGDVTLTECQMVNQFQGSKEVPPQFTRGYGLVFGHSERKAMSMSLVDRALKARDFGEATTYPAQQDEFVLYHADNVEAAGFVEHLKLPHYVDFQGELELIRRIRKEREERLAREQDTLPEAAE from the coding sequence ATGTATGTCGCCGTCAAGGGCGGCGAGGCCGCGATCCTCGCCACGCATGATCTCGTCGCCGAGGCGCGCCGGGGCGACCCGGCCGTGCCGGAGATCAGCGTCGCCCAGATCCGCGAGCAGCAGGCGCTGGCCTGCGCCCGCGTGATGAACGAGGGCTCGCTCTATGACCGGGACCTCGCCGCGCTCGCCCTGAAGCAGTCGCAGGGCGACGTGATCGAGGCCGCTTTCCTGATGCGCGCCTATCGCACCACGCTGCCGCGCTTCGGCTCTTCCGAGCCGCTCGATACCGCCGCGATGGCGATCCGCCGCCGTGTCTCGGCGACCTACAAGGATCTGCCCGGCGGGCAGGTGCTCGGGCCGACCTATGACTATACGCATCGCCTCTTCGACTTCGCCCTGATGGAACCGCAACAGGCCCCCTCTGCCCTTGGGGGAGAGGGTAGGCCGCGCAACGCACAGGACGCGGCAGCGCCAAGCCTTCCCTCATCCGACCCGGCTCCGCCGGGCCACCTTCTCTCCCGAGGGGAGAAGGAAAGAGCCCCGCTCGATCCTCATATGCCGCGTGTGCCCGATATCCTCGGCGCCGAAGGGCTGATGGAGGCGGAGGAGCCGCCGGAGGGCGATCCGCGCCCCTTCGACCTGACGCGCGATCCGATCGCCTTTCCGGCCGAGCGCGACGTGCGCCTGCAATCGATGGCGCGCGGCGACGAGGGTTTCCTGCTCGGCCTCGGCTATTCCGTGCAGCGCGGCTTCGGCGGCACGCATCCCTTCGTCGGCGAGGTCCGCGTCGGCGAGGTCGCGGTCGAATTCGTGCCGGAGGAACTCGGCTTCGCGGTCGATCTCGGCGACGTCACCCTGACCGAATGCCAGATGGTCAACCAGTTCCAGGGCTCGAAGGAGGTGCCGCCGCAATTCACCCGCGGCTACGGCCTCGTCTTCGGCCATAGCGAGCGCAAGGCGATGTCGATGTCGCTGGTCGACCGGGCGCTGAAGGCGCGCGATTTCGGCGAGGCGACGACCTATCCGGCGCAGCAGGACGAGTTCGTTCTCTACCACGCCGACAATGTCGAGGCGGCCGGCTTCGTCGAGCACCTGAAGCTGCCGCACTACGTCGATTTCCAGGGCGAGCTCGAACTGATCCGCCGCATCCGCAAGGAGCGCGAGGAACGGCTCGCCCGCGAGCAGGACACGCTGCCGGAGGCCGCGGAATGA
- a CDS encoding DUF1045 domain-containing protein, with product MSKPRYAVYYAPAADSALWRFGSAVLGYDASTGEDVPFLVPPGCDPATWPELTQEPRRYGFHATLKAPFELAEGRSEDELLSFARNHAAGLEGVALAGLSVTALGSFVALTPSAPGADLQRFAFALVRAFEPFRAPLAEADRARRLASPLTPAQHAYLDAYGYPYVGDAFRFHMTLTGSLPDGRIAPVRQALAAASAAALPAGPVRLDRFALFRQDDRKSRFRLLDSYPVD from the coding sequence TTGAGCAAGCCCCGCTACGCCGTCTATTACGCCCCCGCCGCCGACAGCGCGCTGTGGCGCTTCGGCTCGGCCGTGCTCGGCTACGACGCCTCGACGGGCGAGGACGTTCCCTTCCTCGTTCCGCCCGGCTGCGACCCGGCGACATGGCCTGAGCTTACGCAGGAACCGCGCCGCTACGGCTTCCATGCCACGCTGAAGGCGCCTTTCGAGCTCGCCGAAGGCCGCAGCGAGGACGAGCTTCTGAGCTTTGCCCGCAACCATGCCGCCGGGCTGGAAGGGGTGGCGCTCGCGGGCCTCAGCGTCACCGCGCTCGGCTCCTTCGTCGCGCTGACTCCCTCCGCGCCGGGCGCGGATCTGCAACGCTTCGCCTTCGCGCTGGTGCGGGCCTTCGAGCCCTTCCGCGCGCCGCTGGCCGAAGCGGATCGGGCGCGGCGGCTCGCAAGCCCGCTCACCCCGGCGCAGCACGCCTATCTCGATGCCTATGGCTATCCTTACGTGGGCGATGCCTTCCGCTTTCACATGACATTGACCGGTTCGCTGCCGGACGGACGGATCGCTCCGGTCCGGCAGGCGCTCGCAGCAGCCTCCGCGGCGGCGCTGCCTGCAGGTCCGGTCAGGCTGGATCGCTTCGCCCTGTTCAGGCAGGACGATCGCAAGAGCCGCTTCCGCCTGCTCGATTCCTACCCGGTCGACTAG
- a CDS encoding alpha-D-ribose 1-methylphosphonate 5-phosphate C-P-lyase PhnJ, with translation MTLHQVPAYNYAYLDEQTKRMIRRALLKAVAVPGYQVPFGSREMPLARGWGTGGIQITAAIIGPADTLKVIDQGADDTTNAVSIRRFFERTADARTSEATGEATIIQTRHRIPEAPLKAGQVMVYQVPMPEPLRRLEPREAETRKMHAWAEYGLMQVKLYEDIARYGEITKTYDYPVMVNDRYVMAPSPIPKFDNPKMHMSPALQLFGAGREKRIYALPPHTRVRSLDFEDHPFRIQSWSQPCGLCGAADSYLDEVVIDDRGGRMFVCSDSHYCETRRAEGHRGTMLGDATASGLVEETAP, from the coding sequence ATGACCCTTCACCAGGTTCCGGCCTACAACTACGCCTATCTCGACGAGCAGACCAAGCGGATGATCCGCCGCGCTTTGCTCAAGGCCGTCGCGGTGCCGGGTTATCAGGTGCCGTTCGGCTCGCGCGAGATGCCGCTCGCCCGCGGCTGGGGCACCGGCGGCATCCAGATCACCGCCGCGATCATCGGCCCGGCCGATACGCTCAAGGTGATCGACCAGGGCGCCGACGACACCACCAACGCCGTCTCGATCCGCAGGTTCTTCGAGCGCACGGCCGATGCCCGCACCAGCGAGGCGACCGGGGAGGCGACGATCATCCAGACCCGCCACCGCATCCCGGAGGCGCCGCTGAAAGCCGGGCAGGTCATGGTCTATCAGGTGCCGATGCCGGAACCCTTACGCCGCCTGGAGCCGCGCGAGGCCGAGACCCGCAAGATGCACGCCTGGGCCGAATACGGGCTGATGCAGGTCAAGCTCTACGAGGACATCGCCCGCTACGGCGAGATCACCAAGACCTATGACTATCCCGTCATGGTCAACGACCGTTACGTGATGGCGCCTTCGCCCATCCCGAAATTCGACAACCCCAAGATGCACATGTCGCCCGCGCTGCAACTGTTCGGCGCCGGCCGCGAGAAGCGCATCTACGCGCTGCCCCCCCATACCCGCGTGAGGAGCCTCGATTTCGAGGATCATCCCTTCCGCATCCAGAGCTGGTCGCAGCCCTGCGGGCTCTGCGGCGCGGCCGACAGCTATCTCGACGAGGTCGTCATCGACGATCGCGGCGGGCGCATGTTCGTCTGCTCCGACAGCCATTACTGCGAGACCCGCCGGGCTGAAGGCCATCGCGGCACCATGCTGGGCGATGCGACGGCAAGCGGGCTGGTCGAGGAGACCGCCCCATGA
- a CDS encoding extracellular solute-binding protein translates to MVIRNLAAAALLSLTLGTTAWAQEKKVTLYSSNPEQAIEAVASSLKKKAPEIRLNSVTGGSGVLLRRLEAEASNVQGDLFWSSSFNTVGAFEKLFEAYASPELAAIPEKLRYPGNLFTPANVHVVVIMVNTNQLGNLPAPKTWTELLDPKWKGKVVIADPANSSTGYTILWGLHKMIGDEKLRQLTANLTVSSSSSAVQSGVAMGEYAVGLGFEANGYPYVDGGQKEFNLIYPEDGTFITADFAGLVKGAPGGAAAKAAFDGLMSKETQTSLLETSFRRPSRSDIEVSKIVKLPEMSAIKVFDIDEKEAADQRDAFLKTWRSYPTAGAK, encoded by the coding sequence ATGGTCATTCGCAATCTCGCCGCAGCCGCCTTGCTGTCGCTTACGCTGGGCACCACCGCCTGGGCGCAGGAGAAGAAGGTCACGCTCTATTCGTCCAATCCGGAGCAGGCGATCGAAGCCGTCGCGAGCTCGCTCAAGAAGAAGGCTCCGGAGATCAGGCTGAATTCCGTCACCGGCGGAAGCGGGGTGCTGCTGCGGCGCCTGGAGGCAGAAGCCTCCAACGTCCAGGGCGACCTGTTCTGGAGCTCGAGCTTCAACACCGTCGGCGCCTTCGAAAAGCTGTTCGAGGCCTACGCCTCGCCGGAGCTTGCCGCGATCCCTGAAAAGCTGCGCTATCCCGGCAACCTCTTCACCCCGGCGAACGTCCATGTCGTGGTGATCATGGTGAACACCAATCAGCTCGGCAATCTGCCCGCGCCCAAGACCTGGACCGAGCTGCTCGACCCGAAATGGAAAGGCAAGGTCGTGATCGCCGACCCGGCCAACAGCTCGACCGGCTACACCATCCTGTGGGGCCTGCATAAGATGATCGGCGACGAGAAGCTCAGGCAGCTCACGGCGAACCTGACCGTCTCGTCCTCGTCCTCGGCCGTGCAGAGCGGCGTCGCCATGGGCGAATACGCGGTCGGCCTCGGCTTCGAGGCGAACGGCTACCCTTACGTCGACGGCGGGCAGAAGGAATTCAACCTGATCTACCCGGAGGACGGCACCTTCATCACGGCCGACTTCGCCGGCCTGGTCAAGGGAGCGCCGGGCGGCGCCGCGGCCAAGGCTGCCTTCGACGGGCTCATGTCGAAGGAAACGCAGACGTCCTTGCTCGAAACCTCGTTCCGCCGCCCGAGCCGGAGCGACATCGAAGTGTCCAAGATCGTCAAGCTGCCCGAGATGTCGGCGATCAAGGTCTTCGACATCGACGAGAAGGAAGCCGCCGACCAGCGCGACGCGTTCCTGAAGACCTGGCGTTCCTATCCGACCGCCGGCGCGAAATAG
- the phnK gene encoding phosphonate C-P lyase system protein PhnK, translated as MTLHATFPDADLDPAPLLSVAGVGRFYGGRIGCADVSFELWPGEVLGIVGESGSGKSTLLRCLAGIDRPDEGEVMFRGGPEPLDIYSVSEQERRSLMRTAWGIVHQNPRDGLRMDVTAGGNVGERLMDRGDRHYGKIRERALDWLQRVEIAGSRIDDRPRQFSGGMQQRLQIARVLVSQPRLVFMDEPTGGLDVSVQARLLDLLRVLVRDLGLAAIIVTHDLAVARLLTDRLMVMKDGRVVEQGLTDQVLDDPHHAYTQLLTSAVLSV; from the coding sequence ATGACCCTTCACGCCACGTTCCCCGACGCCGACCTCGACCCCGCCCCGCTGCTCTCCGTCGCCGGCGTCGGCCGCTTCTATGGCGGGCGCATCGGCTGTGCCGATGTCTCCTTCGAGCTCTGGCCGGGCGAGGTGCTCGGCATCGTCGGCGAATCCGGCTCGGGCAAGTCGACCCTGCTGCGCTGCCTCGCCGGCATCGACAGGCCCGACGAGGGCGAGGTCATGTTCCGCGGCGGCCCCGAGCCGCTCGACATCTACTCGGTCTCCGAGCAGGAGCGCCGCAGCCTGATGCGCACCGCCTGGGGCATCGTCCACCAGAACCCGCGCGACGGCCTGCGCATGGACGTCACCGCCGGCGGCAATGTCGGCGAGCGCCTGATGGACCGCGGCGACCGGCATTACGGGAAGATCCGCGAGCGCGCCCTCGACTGGCTGCAACGCGTCGAGATCGCCGGCTCCCGCATCGACGACCGGCCGCGCCAGTTCTCCGGCGGCATGCAGCAGCGCCTGCAGATCGCCCGCGTGCTGGTCTCGCAACCGCGCCTCGTCTTCATGGACGAGCCGACCGGGGGCCTCGACGTCTCGGTGCAGGCGCGCCTGCTCGACCTGCTGCGCGTGCTGGTGCGCGATCTCGGCCTCGCCGCCATCATCGTCACCCACGACCTCGCCGTCGCGAGGCTCCTCACCGACCGGCTGATGGTGATGAAGGATGGCCGCGTCGTCGAGCAGGGCCTGACCGACCAGGTCCTCGACGACCCGCATCACGCCTATACGCAACTCCTGACCTCGGCGGTGCTGAGTGTGTGA
- the phnN gene encoding phosphonate metabolism protein/1,5-bisphosphokinase (PRPP-forming) PhnN, with the protein MCLPHRDLATPVSAAGALVLVVGPSGAGKDTLMAAGRAGLVGDPRFRFARRLITRPAMAGAEEHDSCDGARFREAEARGELALSWRAHGLSYGIPAAELSGIAEGAVVLANVSRTVIAAAERLAARVVVLNITAPVAVLAQRLAARGRESEADIAARLKREASLTTGRAEIVTIMNDRSVAEAAQELLAMLRGLARQGS; encoded by the coding sequence ATGTGCTTGCCTCATCGAGATCTCGCCACCCCCGTTTCAGCAGCGGGCGCGCTCGTCCTCGTGGTCGGACCCTCCGGGGCGGGAAAGGACACCTTGATGGCCGCAGGCCGTGCCGGGCTCGTCGGCGATCCCCGCTTTCGGTTTGCCCGGCGTCTGATCACCCGCCCCGCCATGGCCGGCGCGGAGGAGCACGATTCCTGCGACGGGGCCCGGTTCCGCGAGGCCGAGGCGCGGGGCGAGCTGGCACTGAGCTGGCGCGCACACGGGCTGAGCTACGGCATTCCGGCGGCAGAACTTTCGGGCATCGCCGAGGGGGCCGTGGTGCTCGCCAACGTCTCGCGTACCGTCATCGCCGCCGCCGAGCGGCTGGCCGCGCGGGTCGTGGTGCTCAACATCACCGCCCCGGTCGCGGTGCTGGCGCAGCGGCTGGCGGCACGCGGGCGCGAGAGCGAGGCCGATATCGCCGCCCGGCTGAAGCGCGAGGCGTCGCTGACCACCGGGCGTGCCGAGATCGTCACGATCATGAACGACCGCAGCGTGGCCGAGGCGGCGCAGGAACTGCTCGCCATGCTGCGCGGGCTCGCGCGGCAAGGTTCCTAG
- a CDS encoding alpha-D-ribose 1-methylphosphonate 5-triphosphate diphosphatase produces the protein MQTVLTNARLILENEVVTGTIAFDATGITAVDQGKTSLPGAIDAGGDYVAPGLVEMHTDNMEKHFMPRPKVFWPNGLAAALVHDAQMAAAGVTTVYDAVCAGTPFSAKDYRKDIFADVMKALAEGRRENVFRIDHRVHMRCELTSPDLLRDIEPYQDDALVQLVSLMDHTPGQRQWRNIEHLRTYSLGNGKTQAEFEQDVVVRQQEGAANVAKNWSAVVDIFRRRGIPLATHDDTTPEHVEEGIASGAVISEFPTTLEAAAAAKRHGLATVAGAPNVVRGGSHSGGVSVSELAEKGLLDGLSSDYVPASLLQAVIKLKASHGIALPEAMGMVTWKVADILGLKDRGHLKTGLRADLVRFRLIGTTPVLGAVWSRGERAF, from the coding sequence ATGCAGACCGTTCTCACCAACGCCAGGCTGATTCTCGAGAACGAGGTCGTCACCGGCACGATCGCTTTCGACGCAACCGGCATCACGGCGGTCGATCAGGGCAAGACCTCCCTGCCGGGCGCCATCGACGCCGGCGGCGACTATGTCGCGCCCGGCCTCGTCGAGATGCACACCGACAACATGGAAAAGCATTTCATGCCGCGCCCGAAGGTCTTCTGGCCGAACGGGCTGGCGGCAGCGCTCGTCCATGACGCGCAGATGGCGGCGGCCGGCGTCACCACCGTATACGACGCGGTCTGCGCCGGCACGCCGTTCTCGGCCAAGGACTACCGCAAGGACATCTTCGCCGACGTGATGAAGGCGCTGGCCGAGGGCAGGCGCGAGAACGTCTTCCGCATCGACCACCGCGTCCATATGCGCTGCGAATTGACGAGCCCCGACCTGCTCAGGGACATCGAGCCCTATCAGGACGACGCGCTCGTCCAGCTCGTCTCGCTGATGGACCACACGCCGGGCCAGCGCCAGTGGCGCAACATCGAGCATCTGCGCACCTACTCGCTCGGCAACGGCAAGACGCAGGCCGAATTCGAGCAGGACGTGGTTGTGCGCCAGCAGGAGGGCGCCGCGAATGTCGCGAAGAACTGGTCGGCCGTCGTCGATATTTTCCGCAGGCGCGGCATCCCGCTCGCGACCCATGACGACACCACTCCCGAGCATGTCGAGGAAGGCATCGCTTCCGGCGCGGTGATCTCGGAATTCCCGACCACGCTCGAAGCCGCCGCCGCCGCCAAGCGGCACGGCCTCGCCACCGTCGCCGGCGCGCCGAACGTCGTGCGCGGCGGCTCGCATTCGGGCGGGGTCTCGGTCTCGGAGCTGGCGGAGAAGGGCCTGCTCGACGGCCTTTCCTCGGACTACGTGCCCGCGAGCCTGCTCCAAGCGGTGATCAAGCTCAAAGCCAGCCACGGCATCGCGCTGCCGGAAGCGATGGGCATGGTGACCTGGAAGGTCGCCGACATCCTCGGCCTGAAGGACCGCGGCCATCTCAAGACCGGGCTCAGGGCCGACCTCGTCCGCTTCAGGCTCATCGGCACGACGCCGGTCCTCGGTGCGGTCTGGTCGAGAGGCGAGCGGGCATTTTGA